In Nocardioides dokdonensis FR1436, the following are encoded in one genomic region:
- a CDS encoding universal stress protein: MNPTGPVLVGIDSSENAKSALRWAAGYARHVGVDVEAVIAWDVPATYGYAMVTTPDPPEYEEFAAAALRSTVLEVLGEDAAVVQRTVRGHPAQVLVEATWVASLLVVGSRGHGSWGAALLGSVSQHCVQQAHCPVVVIPHGVTA, encoded by the coding sequence ATGAATCCCACCGGCCCGGTCCTCGTGGGGATCGACTCCTCGGAGAACGCCAAGTCCGCGCTGCGCTGGGCGGCCGGGTACGCGCGCCACGTCGGCGTCGACGTCGAGGCCGTGATCGCCTGGGACGTCCCGGCGACCTACGGCTACGCCATGGTCACCACGCCGGATCCGCCGGAGTACGAGGAGTTCGCCGCCGCGGCCCTGCGGAGCACCGTCCTCGAGGTGCTCGGCGAGGACGCGGCCGTCGTGCAGCGCACGGTGCGCGGGCACCCGGCCCAGGTGCTGGTCGAGGCCACCTGGGTGGCCTCGCTGCTGGTCGTGGGATCTCGCGGGCACGGGTCGTGGGGCGCGGCCCTGCTCGGCTCGGTGAGCCAGCACTGCGTGCAGCAGGCGCACTGCCCCGTCGTGGTGATCCCGCACGGCGTCACCGCCTGA
- a CDS encoding FAD-dependent oxidoreductase has protein sequence MATTRTSPDFSHLLAEGRLGPVTLSNRVLLAAMDMNLCHDGEIEQGDIDHYVARAEGGTAMIITGACAVAFPHGTASMHEPGLSEDRFIPGLTALADAVHAAGSKLCIQMTHHGKVGRVDMAHDRPLLVPSAPRSAYDMSALADNTPQELMRMATASQGKQATYKEATEEDIAWLIESFADAARRVRESGADAIEVHCAHGYILGGFLSRADNHRTDQWGGAFENRARLPVAVVRAVREAMGPDMALLVRIAGKEFGEEDGLTTEEAIAASRLFEEAGADAIHVTGWGRNPFQNFLDGPLPNKLGAYRSLAAAVKAEVSVPVVAVGRVLPAIGEDMIAGGQADFVAMGRQLLADPALVNKLRAGNAASVRPCINCYVCVERNFFDETPVCAVNPALGNEASLPFPGVRTPRHVVVVGSGPAGLESARVAKERGHRVTVLESGDRIGGTLWFSQLTTPDNQRLVDWLTHETQRLGVDVRLGHRATADSVLALEPDAVVVATGAVRALPSVPGADLPHVHTGDTLRALMTGDGDAGGQSHLLRVFGKLGKWSRITNDPGRIRAVTQRFMPIGKDVVVIGGSLVGLELAEFLAERGRRVTLVEEGGQVGLPMAMPRRWHAVAKAGSHGVTIHRGATVERITEDTVHFTTEDGATSAAAALVVVASEVSAAAPLADDLRARGVEVHVAGDADDVGYIEGAMHSAWAVARTL, from the coding sequence GTGGCCACGACTCGTACCAGCCCGGACTTCTCCCACCTGCTCGCCGAGGGCCGTCTCGGCCCGGTGACCCTGTCGAACCGGGTGCTGCTCGCCGCGATGGACATGAACCTGTGCCACGACGGTGAGATCGAGCAGGGCGACATCGACCACTACGTCGCCCGCGCCGAGGGCGGCACCGCGATGATCATCACCGGCGCGTGCGCCGTCGCGTTCCCCCACGGCACCGCCAGCATGCACGAGCCCGGCCTGTCGGAGGACCGCTTCATCCCGGGCCTGACCGCGCTCGCCGACGCCGTGCACGCGGCCGGCAGCAAGCTGTGCATCCAGATGACGCACCACGGCAAGGTCGGGCGCGTCGACATGGCCCACGACCGGCCGCTGCTGGTGCCCTCCGCGCCCCGGTCCGCCTACGACATGAGCGCCCTGGCCGACAACACGCCCCAGGAGCTGATGCGGATGGCCACGGCCTCCCAGGGCAAGCAGGCCACCTACAAGGAGGCCACCGAGGAGGACATCGCCTGGCTGATCGAGTCGTTCGCCGACGCCGCGCGTCGCGTGCGCGAGTCGGGCGCCGACGCGATCGAGGTGCACTGCGCCCACGGCTACATCCTCGGAGGCTTCCTCTCCCGCGCCGACAACCACCGCACCGACCAGTGGGGCGGCGCGTTCGAGAACCGGGCCCGCCTGCCTGTCGCGGTCGTGCGCGCGGTCCGCGAGGCGATGGGTCCCGACATGGCGCTGCTGGTGCGCATCGCCGGCAAGGAGTTCGGTGAGGAGGACGGCCTGACCACCGAGGAGGCGATCGCCGCCTCGAGGCTCTTCGAGGAGGCCGGCGCCGACGCCATCCACGTCACCGGCTGGGGCCGCAACCCGTTCCAGAACTTCCTCGACGGCCCGCTGCCCAACAAGCTCGGCGCCTACCGCAGCCTCGCGGCGGCCGTGAAGGCCGAGGTCTCCGTGCCGGTCGTCGCCGTCGGACGGGTGCTGCCCGCGATCGGTGAGGACATGATCGCCGGCGGCCAGGCCGACTTCGTGGCGATGGGTCGCCAGCTGCTCGCCGACCCCGCCCTGGTCAACAAGCTGCGCGCCGGCAACGCCGCGAGCGTGCGCCCGTGCATCAACTGCTACGTCTGCGTGGAGCGCAACTTCTTCGACGAGACCCCCGTCTGCGCGGTCAACCCGGCGCTGGGCAACGAGGCCTCGCTGCCGTTCCCGGGCGTGCGTACGCCGCGCCACGTGGTCGTCGTCGGCTCCGGCCCCGCCGGTCTCGAGAGCGCCCGGGTCGCCAAGGAGCGCGGGCACCGCGTCACCGTGCTCGAGTCGGGCGACCGCATCGGCGGCACCCTGTGGTTCTCCCAGCTCACCACCCCCGACAACCAGCGCCTCGTCGACTGGCTGACCCACGAGACGCAGCGTCTGGGCGTCGACGTGCGCCTGGGCCACCGCGCCACCGCCGACTCCGTGCTCGCGCTCGAGCCCGACGCGGTCGTCGTGGCCACCGGCGCGGTGCGTGCCCTCCCGTCCGTGCCGGGCGCTGACCTGCCGCACGTGCACACCGGTGACACACTGCGCGCCCTGATGACCGGCGACGGCGACGCCGGCGGCCAGAGCCACCTGCTGCGGGTGTTCGGCAAGCTCGGCAAGTGGTCCCGCATCACCAACGACCCCGGGCGGATCCGTGCGGTCACCCAGCGGTTCATGCCGATCGGCAAGGACGTCGTGGTCATCGGCGGCTCGCTGGTGGGTCTCGAGCTGGCCGAGTTCCTCGCCGAGCGCGGGCGCCGGGTCACCCTCGTCGAGGAGGGCGGCCAGGTTGGTCTCCCGATGGCGATGCCGCGCCGCTGGCACGCGGTCGCGAAGGCCGGCAGCCACGGCGTGACCATCCACCGCGGCGCCACCGTGGAGCGGATCACCGAGGACACCGTGCACTTCACCACCGAGGACGGCGCGACCAGCGCCGCCGCCGCCCTCGTGGTCGTGGCCTCCGAGGTCTCGGCGGCGGCTCCGCTGGCCGACGACCTGCGGGCGCGCGGCGTCGAGGTGCACGTCGCCGGCGATGCCGACGACGTGGGCTACATCGAGGGCGCGATGCACTCCGCCTGGGCGGTCGCCCGCACGCTCTGA
- the dapD gene encoding 2,3,4,5-tetrahydropyridine-2,6-dicarboxylate N-succinyltransferase yields the protein MTASDTAPETTPTRTTGPAWGHALATVTHDGTVLDAWFPQPRLGTRPDSDESAPAELTNLEGSDHARGVRREVLLVEIADLQQPPVDTADVWLRLHLLSHRLVRPHGVSMDGVFGKLTNVVWTSSGPCAVEDFELTRARMKAGGTHVSVYGIDKFPRMTDYVAPTGVRIADADRVRLGAHLAEGTTVMHEGFVNFNAGTLGSSMVEGRISAGVVVGAGSDVGGGASIMGTLSGGGTTVISLGERCLLGANSGIGIPLGDDCVVEAGCYVTAGTKVTLPSEDGRVVKAAELSGADNVLFRRNSVSGAVEAVAWRSDGVALNAALHAN from the coding sequence GTGACTGCCTCCGACACCGCCCCCGAGACCACCCCGACCCGCACCACCGGCCCCGCCTGGGGCCACGCGCTGGCGACCGTCACCCACGACGGCACCGTCCTCGACGCGTGGTTCCCGCAGCCGCGGCTGGGGACGCGTCCCGACAGCGACGAGAGCGCCCCCGCCGAGCTCACCAACCTGGAGGGCAGCGACCACGCCCGCGGCGTACGCCGGGAGGTCCTCCTGGTCGAGATCGCCGACCTGCAGCAGCCCCCGGTCGACACGGCCGACGTGTGGCTGCGCCTGCACCTGCTCTCCCACCGCCTCGTGCGCCCGCACGGCGTCTCCATGGACGGGGTCTTCGGCAAGCTGACCAACGTCGTGTGGACGTCGTCCGGCCCCTGCGCCGTCGAGGACTTCGAGCTGACCCGGGCCCGGATGAAGGCCGGCGGCACGCACGTCTCGGTGTACGGCATCGACAAGTTCCCGCGGATGACCGACTACGTCGCCCCCACCGGGGTGCGCATCGCCGACGCCGACCGGGTCCGCCTGGGCGCGCACCTGGCCGAGGGCACCACGGTGATGCACGAGGGCTTCGTGAACTTCAACGCCGGCACGCTCGGCTCCTCGATGGTCGAGGGCCGGATCTCGGCCGGCGTCGTCGTCGGCGCGGGCAGCGACGTCGGCGGCGGCGCCTCGATCATGGGCACCCTCTCGGGCGGCGGCACCACGGTCATCTCCCTGGGCGAGCGCTGCCTGCTCGGCGCCAACTCCGGCATCGGCATCCCGCTCGGTGACGACTGCGTGGTCGAGGCCGGGTGCTACGTCACCGCCGGCACCAAGGTGACCCTGCCGTCCGAGGACGGTCGGGTCGTCAAGGCCGCCGAGCTGTCCGGCGCCGACAACGTGCTGTTCCGGCGCAACTCGGTCTCCGGCGCGGTCGAGGCCGTGGCGTGGAGGAGCGACGGCGTCGCCCTCAACGCCGCCCTGCACGCCAACTGA